The Bacillota bacterium genome has a window encoding:
- a CDS encoding tyrosine-type recombinase/integrase, translating into MFDKLIHIIHLDNLQGGFIVNRIKYFTQEELKRIFKSVEKTKNNNKHWLRDLCIFRVAYRCGLRVSEIGLLQRCNYNSLRGEIYCQRLKGSQNNTIRLDKETVIFLNSYIREYKIEHSDTLFKSQEKRPISRQMLDKLIKKYCSYAKINDNSKWHFHSLKHSIAVHLAESGLDIKEVQYYIGHKNVNNTLIYFQFTTAQQEQMYKKLEKSKMLV; encoded by the coding sequence ATGTTTGATAAACTTATACATATTATCCATTTGGACAACTTACAGGGAGGGTTTATTGTGAATAGAATAAAGTATTTTACTCAAGAGGAACTGAAAAGAATCTTTAAGAGCGTTGAAAAGACAAAAAATAATAATAAACACTGGTTAAGGGACCTATGTATTTTTAGGGTGGCATATAGGTGCGGGCTCAGGGTTTCCGAAATAGGCCTCTTACAAAGGTGTAATTATAACAGCTTGAGAGGTGAAATTTACTGCCAGAGATTGAAGGGTTCGCAAAACAATACCATAAGACTTGATAAAGAAACCGTAATATTTTTGAACTCGTACATAAGGGAATATAAAATTGAACATTCGGATACTCTCTTCAAAAGCCAGGAAAAAAGGCCCATATCCCGGCAAATGCTTGATAAACTTATAAAAAAATATTGTAGTTATGCAAAAATTAATGACAATAGTAAGTGGCATTTTCATTCGCTAAAGCATTCTATAGCGGTTCATCTGGCTGAAAGCGGGTTAGATATAAAAGAAGTCCAATATTACATAGGACATAAAAATGTAAATAATACTTTAATCTATTTCCAGTTTACGACTGCACAGCAGGAACAGATGTACAAAAAGTTAGAAAAGAGCAAGATGCTGGTATAG
- a CDS encoding EAL domain-containing protein, which translates to MKNRVKEAVRRYFFDKDFSKVSIMILLIMLCIGMTYYYVIRGIHVVFVHFFYVPVTLAGFYWGKRSVWVALLLGACLMAPYAFVFSFTSFIKDFSRVTMLIVVSLVTGTLRERSLCEEKAIVDIVTGNPVPTFVINKDHVVTCFNNACEALTKLSASEIIGTRKQWMPFYSKERCTLADLIVDGAPEKVMDEYYQGRCRKSLLIQGAYESEVFFPEIGENGRWLHITAAPLRNIEGKVIGAIETLQDITERKQAEETVKYQAYHDILTSLPNRLLFKDRLIMALAHARRSGEMLAVMFLDLDRFKNINDTLGHAIGDKLLINVSERLAGIVREVDTVARMGGDEFILILSEVLQAGEVARIAQKILRVFQQSFKINEYELYITASIGISIYPSDGDNADSLIKNADIAMYRAKDLGGNNYQFFTSGMNLAILDRLNMENSLRHALERKEFKIYYQPVVNIGTGEITGVEALIRWQRPGLGMVPPAEFIPLAEETGLIIPIGEWVMRTACAQNKAWQDAGFPPLHMAVNLSALQFRQHNFVGTVENILNETGLEPCYLELEITESIVMKDVRLNSEVLRKLREMGVRISLDDFGTGYSSLCYLKHFPVDNLKIDRSFVRSIAVNQQDTAIISAIVDIAHKLNYKVTVEGVETEEQLIILKQQQCDNIQGYLFSKPLPAREIKKLLKENKRLY; encoded by the coding sequence ATGAAAAACAGGGTAAAGGAAGCAGTGAGACGGTACTTTTTTGACAAAGACTTCTCAAAGGTTAGCATTATGATTTTACTTATTATGCTTTGTATCGGAATGACTTACTATTATGTTATCCGAGGCATTCATGTTGTATTTGTCCATTTCTTCTACGTACCTGTAACTCTAGCAGGATTTTACTGGGGGAAGCGGAGTGTTTGGGTGGCCCTCTTGCTCGGAGCATGTTTGATGGCTCCATATGCCTTTGTGTTTTCTTTTACTTCATTTATAAAAGATTTTTCCCGGGTCACAATGCTTATTGTAGTTTCTCTTGTTACCGGAACGCTCAGGGAACGTAGTCTGTGCGAAGAAAAGGCTATTGTAGATATTGTCACAGGGAATCCTGTACCTACTTTTGTTATTAATAAGGACCATGTTGTCACCTGCTTTAATAATGCCTGCGAGGCTCTGACAAAACTGTCTGCATCGGAGATAATCGGGACAAGAAAGCAGTGGATGCCTTTTTATTCCAAGGAAAGGTGCACTCTGGCTGATCTTATCGTTGATGGTGCACCTGAGAAGGTGATGGACGAATACTATCAGGGTAGGTGCAGAAAGTCGTTACTGATTCAGGGGGCGTATGAAAGTGAGGTTTTTTTCCCCGAAATTGGTGAAAACGGCCGGTGGCTGCATATAACGGCTGCACCGCTTAGAAATATCGAGGGCAAGGTTATTGGAGCAATAGAAACTCTGCAGGACATCACAGAGCGTAAGCAGGCAGAGGAAACCGTCAAATATCAGGCGTACCACGATATTCTGACGTCACTGCCTAACCGTCTATTGTTCAAGGACCGTCTTATTATGGCACTGGCCCACGCACGCCGCAGCGGGGAGATGCTGGCCGTAATGTTTCTTGACCTGGATAGATTCAAGAACATTAATGATACATTGGGACATGCCATAGGTGATAAATTGCTTATAAATGTCTCCGAACGGTTGGCAGGTATTGTACGTGAAGTGGATACTGTCGCTCGTATGGGTGGTGATGAATTCATTCTTATATTGTCGGAGGTCTTGCAGGCCGGAGAAGTGGCAAGGATTGCCCAAAAAATACTTAGAGTATTCCAACAGTCTTTCAAAATAAATGAATATGAATTATATATTACTGCCAGCATAGGCATCAGTATTTACCCATCCGATGGAGATAACGCAGATTCCCTGATAAAGAATGCTGATATAGCAATGTACCGCGCAAAAGATCTGGGAGGAAACAACTACCAATTTTTTACTTCAGGCATGAATCTTGCCATCTTAGACCGGCTCAATATGGAAAATAGTTTAAGACATGCGCTCGAACGGAAAGAATTTAAAATTTATTATCAGCCTGTGGTGAATATAGGTACCGGTGAAATTACCGGGGTGGAAGCTTTGATACGGTGGCAGCGGCCCGGTTTAGGCATGGTACCTCCGGCAGAATTCATACCTTTGGCTGAAGAAACAGGATTAATCATACCTATAGGTGAATGGGTGATGCGTACCGCCTGTGCCCAAAACAAAGCATGGCAAGACGCAGGTTTTCCTCCCTTGCACATGGCGGTAAACCTTTCGGCGCTTCAGTTCAGGCAACATAATTTTGTCGGGACGGTAGAGAATATATTAAACGAGACAGGGCTTGAACCGTGTTACCTGGAACTGGAGATCACAGAAAGCATTGTCATGAAGGATGTGCGTTTGAACTCTGAGGTGCTGCGCAAGTTGAGAGAAATGGGAGTGCGAATTTCCCTGGACGATTTTGGGACAGGCTATTCTTCACTTTGTTATTTAAAACATTTTCCGGTGGATAACCTCAAAATTGACCGTTCCTTTGTCCGAAGCATTGCCGTGAACCAACAGGATACTGCAATTATATCCGCCATTGTCGATATAGCCCACAAGCTTAATTATAAGGTAACGGTTGAAGGCGTGGAGACCGAAGAGCAGCTTATTATCTTAAAACAGCAGCAATGTGACAATATACAGGGTTATCTTTTCAGCAAGCCGTTACCTGCCAGGGAAATTAAAAAATTACTGAAGGAGAATAAACGTTTATATTAA